Proteins encoded by one window of Candidatus Zixiibacteriota bacterium:
- a CDS encoding MFS transporter, whose translation MNEHRSSAAPVAVGVSAFEATEQQKRLALSFISACHTLNHLQYSITSVVYPVVMRELGFGLLQLGMISAVSSFVGQGLQVVYGFFAGMFRRTAILGAGNVLVGCTSMMQSLVTSYPQLLVARAVIDAGSSPQHPLGSSILSRYFPKARGWALTFHHSAGNLGSFIGPALASLALLYLGWRTTFVVFGMLSLVAGLALFFLQEQGPVLDETRSRRGRLKANFRAYAICLRNRKILLTSMVLMVGAAGRGTGINATYLVPFFMDRFDVSASTGGLLLTLMQGAGLVGPLGIAWFSDRTGKRALVTQATLLASALMTVALVQHSTLGPLFYLNLVLYGAVVQARGSLTQTMIGDFATPELTDAAFSIYYFVGFISGPIWTLIAGYVMEHYGFAPAFYVAASTYIAGMFLLFFVRE comes from the coding sequence ATGAACGAGCATCGGTCTTCGGCCGCTCCCGTAGCCGTCGGGGTTTCCGCTTTCGAGGCGACCGAGCAGCAAAAGCGCCTCGCGCTGAGCTTCATCAGCGCCTGCCACACCCTCAATCATCTCCAGTACAGCATCACGTCGGTTGTCTATCCCGTCGTGATGAGAGAGCTGGGATTCGGCCTGCTCCAGCTTGGCATGATCTCCGCCGTTTCGAGCTTCGTCGGTCAGGGGCTTCAGGTCGTCTACGGCTTCTTCGCCGGGATGTTCAGGCGGACGGCGATACTCGGCGCGGGCAACGTGCTCGTGGGCTGCACCTCAATGATGCAGTCGCTGGTCACGAGCTATCCTCAGCTGCTCGTCGCGCGGGCGGTCATCGACGCGGGCTCCAGCCCTCAGCACCCGCTGGGGTCGAGCATCCTGTCGCGTTACTTCCCGAAAGCGCGCGGCTGGGCGCTCACGTTTCACCACTCCGCGGGCAATCTCGGCTCTTTCATCGGCCCGGCGCTGGCCTCCCTGGCCCTCCTTTACCTCGGGTGGCGGACGACCTTCGTGGTTTTCGGGATGCTGAGCCTTGTCGCGGGCCTGGCGCTTTTTTTCCTCCAGGAGCAAGGCCCGGTCCTGGACGAGACCCGGAGCCGCAGGGGCAGGCTCAAAGCGAATTTCAGGGCCTACGCGATCTGCCTGAGAAACCGCAAGATCCTGCTGACGTCGATGGTGCTGATGGTGGGCGCGGCCGGGCGCGGCACGGGAATCAACGCCACCTATCTCGTGCCGTTCTTCATGGACCGCTTCGACGTCAGCGCCTCCACGGGTGGCCTGCTGTTGACGTTGATGCAGGGCGCGGGGCTGGTCGGCCCGCTGGGGATCGCATGGTTTTCGGACCGCACGGGAAAGCGCGCCCTCGTCACCCAGGCGACGCTTCTCGCCTCGGCTCTCATGACCGTCGCTCTGGTGCAGCACTCGACCCTGGGCCCCCTTTTCTATCTCAATCTGGTTCTCTACGGCGCGGTGGTCCAGGCGCGCGGCTCCCTCACGCAGACGATGATCGGCGATTTCGCCACACCCGAGCTGACCGACGCCGCCTTTTCCATCTATTATTTCGTCGGCTTCATCTCGGGACCCATCTGGACGCTGATCGCGGGCTACGTCATGGAGCACTACGGCTTCGCCCCTGCGTTCTACGTCGCCGCGTCGACTTACATTGCCGGCATGTTCCTGCTGTTCTTCGTGCGTGAATGA
- a CDS encoding MDR family MFS transporter, giving the protein MSTTRAIPEEPTPRRTIAVAGVMLVIFLFAIDATIVSTSMPTIVARLGGLELYGWVFSIYMLTSALSTPVFGKLADLFSRRRLMLAGIAVFVVGSTLCGMAWSMKALVVFRAIQGLGGGAIYALSFIIAGVLYPPDRRARVQGVISGIWGVSSVLGPLAGGLIVEHASWRWVFFVNLPIAALSVALIATGLREAEAEHRVPKLDLAGTAALLAALMLMFYALSHGAHNRRPLNPEVLSLLGLSAVFLTAFYLIERRAEEPVIPLDLFPIPLYRVSSAVAALAAMGVFGAISYLPLYLQGVTGLAASRAGAVLLVLSLGWTVGSLIADPVIRRGGYRFAAAAGMASMALGYSVFVFAASAGGVPAVVAGGCLIGVGMGMANLTSLVAAQSAVPMRRIGVATSTIMLFRTFGGAFCISLMGTVLLDRMQHGLQMLDGASDLPGSLRGRIADPQYLLEPAARATIPASLLPKLTSLLADALWYAFLVGLLLMIAGLAASLCMQSRAPHGPTGRDSGRAIV; this is encoded by the coding sequence GTGAGTACCACGCGAGCAATCCCGGAAGAACCCACGCCACGCCGCACAATCGCCGTGGCCGGCGTCATGCTGGTCATCTTCCTTTTCGCCATCGACGCCACCATCGTCAGCACGTCGATGCCCACCATCGTGGCCCGGCTCGGCGGTCTGGAGCTGTACGGCTGGGTCTTCTCCATCTACATGCTTACCTCGGCTCTGAGTACTCCGGTCTTCGGCAAGCTCGCCGATCTGTTCAGCCGGCGGCGGTTGATGCTCGCTGGCATCGCGGTTTTCGTCGTCGGGTCCACCCTCTGCGGCATGGCCTGGAGCATGAAAGCTCTGGTCGTGTTCCGGGCGATCCAGGGTCTCGGCGGCGGCGCCATCTACGCCCTCTCGTTCATCATCGCGGGCGTGCTCTATCCGCCCGATCGCCGCGCCCGGGTTCAGGGCGTGATCAGCGGCATCTGGGGCGTCTCTTCCGTCCTCGGGCCGCTGGCGGGCGGCCTGATCGTCGAGCACGCGAGCTGGCGCTGGGTCTTTTTCGTCAACCTGCCGATCGCCGCGCTTTCGGTCGCGTTGATCGCGACCGGTCTGCGGGAAGCCGAAGCGGAGCATCGCGTGCCGAAGCTCGACCTCGCCGGCACGGCGGCGCTCCTGGCCGCGCTGATGCTCATGTTCTACGCGCTTTCCCACGGAGCCCACAACCGCCGTCCGCTCAATCCCGAGGTGCTGTCGCTGCTCGGGCTCTCGGCGGTGTTCCTGACCGCCTTCTATCTCATCGAGAGGCGCGCCGAGGAGCCGGTGATTCCGCTCGACCTTTTTCCGATCCCTCTCTACCGCGTGTCGTCGGCCGTGGCCGCGCTGGCGGCAATGGGCGTGTTCGGGGCGATCAGTTATCTCCCGCTCTATCTGCAGGGAGTGACGGGCCTCGCCGCGTCGCGCGCCGGCGCCGTGCTCCTGGTCTTGAGCCTCGGCTGGACGGTCGGAAGCCTGATCGCCGACCCTGTGATCAGACGGGGCGGCTATCGCTTCGCCGCCGCGGCGGGAATGGCATCCATGGCGCTCGGCTATTCCGTCTTCGTCTTCGCCGCGAGCGCAGGCGGCGTGCCAGCCGTGGTCGCCGGCGGCTGCCTGATCGGCGTCGGCATGGGTATGGCCAACCTCACGAGCCTGGTTGCCGCCCAGAGCGCGGTGCCCATGCGGCGGATCGGCGTGGCGACCTCGACGATCATGCTGTTCCGGACCTTCGGTGGTGCCTTTTGCATCAGCCTCATGGGCACCGTCCTGCTCGACCGGATGCAGCACGGGCTGCAGATGCTCGATGGCGCCTCCGATCTCCCCGGCTCCCTGCGCGGGCGGATCGCCGACCCGCAGTACCTGCTCGAACCCGCGGCGCGCGCCACGATCCCCGCTTCGCTCCTGCCGAAGCTCACCTCGCTTCTCGCCGACGCGTTGTGGTACGCGTTCCTCGTCGGTCTCCTCCTGATGATCGCCGGGCTGGCGGCGAGCCTGTGCATGCAATCTCGAGCGCCGCACGGCCCGACCGGAAGGGACTCCGGGCGCGCAATCGTTTGA
- a CDS encoding extracellular solute-binding protein, with amino-acid sequence MTTDKKKWVAAAVFWCALLPAAAPAQISPATVEAAKKEGEVMFYGAITINASKAIGDLFEKRYGIKLRHWRGDATELINRSLAEARAGRPGFDVTLGNEVVVTALNERNLFADFEPPAAKSFPKQFRTAERRMTPWRVLPYGLNYNNRLLKPAEAPRRWEDLAEPKWKGKFGMANPGIHVTTLQFVLNLEKLLGPKWVSVVEGWAKQEPRLGRSLSDTIQPLTAGEVQVAIGYIKDKYQFPGPIEYVRMDRYLASVSYVAINRQAPHPNAARLFADFFLGPEAQKVFGDLGEYVFHPEVEHRFKKDVRDDQIVVMSLPAKAELESWGRKLREMFK; translated from the coding sequence ATGACGACGGACAAGAAGAAATGGGTTGCGGCAGCCGTGTTCTGGTGCGCGCTCCTTCCCGCGGCGGCGCCGGCACAGATCTCGCCGGCGACGGTCGAGGCGGCGAAGAAGGAAGGCGAGGTGATGTTCTACGGGGCAATCACCATCAATGCGTCCAAGGCGATCGGCGATCTGTTCGAAAAGCGGTACGGAATCAAGCTCCGCCACTGGCGGGGCGACGCCACCGAGCTGATCAACCGCAGCCTCGCCGAGGCGCGGGCGGGGAGGCCGGGCTTCGACGTGACGCTGGGCAACGAGGTCGTGGTGACGGCGCTCAACGAACGGAACCTGTTCGCGGATTTCGAGCCGCCCGCGGCGAAGAGCTTCCCGAAGCAGTTCCGCACCGCCGAACGCAGGATGACGCCATGGCGCGTGCTGCCCTACGGCCTCAACTACAACAACCGGCTGCTCAAGCCCGCCGAGGCGCCCAGGCGCTGGGAGGATCTGGCGGAGCCGAAGTGGAAGGGAAAATTCGGCATGGCCAACCCGGGCATCCATGTGACCACGCTGCAGTTCGTGCTCAATCTCGAGAAGCTCCTCGGGCCGAAATGGGTGAGCGTGGTGGAAGGGTGGGCAAAGCAGGAACCGCGCCTCGGCCGCAGCCTCTCCGACACCATTCAGCCGCTGACGGCGGGAGAGGTGCAGGTGGCGATCGGCTACATCAAGGACAAGTACCAGTTCCCCGGGCCGATCGAGTACGTGCGCATGGACCGTTATCTCGCCTCGGTGAGCTACGTCGCGATCAACCGCCAGGCGCCGCATCCCAACGCCGCGCGCCTGTTTGCGGACTTTTTCCTCGGGCCCGAGGCGCAGAAGGTCTTCGGCGATCTCGGCGAGTACGTTTTCCATCCCGAGGTCGAGCATCGCTTCAAGAAGGACGTGAGGGACGATCAGATCGTGGTCATGTCCCTTCCCGCGAAGGCGGAGCTGGAGAGCTGGGGCCGGAAGCTAAGGGAGATGTTCAAGTAG
- a CDS encoding TAXI family TRAP transporter solute-binding subunit, which yields MVYDDRSVKPMSASLMRARIATRILAGLYEDVPTMLTSAVRLAVELPGGKADPGPPYPFTIGVSPAWCSGVRGAKLVGTGKLDLVWLNPSVIASMAVRGKGPFRRAYPLRALAVFPSWDRLVVAASPKLGVRTMEELIAMRPKMSVSIAVNDCVDFAIRAMLKAHGISRRDFIDWGGTIDEVVRPSNPRRREGIVSGDVHLVIDEGMDSWGDVAVQHGMVFLSFSEKALRKLERYGFKRARVDGGRVAGIEGPVTAVDFSGWPIVVHEKFPEELAYRIAAVLERIREEIPYDAPAPPPMRSLCTDTDSGPLDIPLHPGAERYYREKGYL from the coding sequence GTGGTTTACGACGACCGGAGCGTGAAACCGATGAGCGCGAGCCTGATGCGGGCGCGCATCGCGACGAGAATCCTGGCGGGTCTGTACGAAGACGTTCCCACGATGCTCACCAGCGCGGTGAGACTGGCGGTGGAGCTTCCCGGCGGCAAGGCTGATCCCGGGCCGCCCTATCCCTTCACCATCGGCGTGAGCCCGGCATGGTGCAGCGGCGTGCGCGGAGCGAAGCTGGTCGGGACCGGCAAGCTCGACCTCGTCTGGCTCAACCCCTCGGTCATCGCCTCGATGGCGGTGCGCGGCAAGGGGCCGTTTCGCCGCGCGTATCCGCTGCGTGCGCTCGCGGTCTTTCCGTCCTGGGACCGACTCGTCGTCGCCGCGTCGCCGAAGCTCGGCGTCCGGACGATGGAGGAGCTGATCGCCATGCGGCCGAAGATGAGCGTCTCGATCGCGGTGAACGACTGCGTGGATTTCGCGATCCGGGCGATGCTGAAGGCGCACGGCATCTCGCGCCGGGATTTCATCGATTGGGGCGGCACGATCGACGAGGTGGTCCGGCCGAGCAATCCCCGACGGCGCGAGGGGATCGTGTCGGGTGACGTCCACCTGGTCATCGACGAGGGGATGGACTCCTGGGGCGACGTCGCGGTCCAGCACGGAATGGTCTTTCTCTCGTTTTCCGAAAAGGCGCTGCGGAAGCTCGAGCGCTACGGCTTCAAACGGGCGCGGGTCGACGGCGGTCGGGTCGCAGGCATCGAGGGGCCGGTCACGGCGGTGGATTTCAGCGGCTGGCCGATCGTCGTGCACGAAAAATTCCCGGAGGAGCTGGCCTACCGTATCGCGGCGGTCCTGGAGCGGATCCGGGAGGAAATCCCCTACGACGCGCCGGCGCCGCCGCCGATGCGGTCCCTTTGCACCGACACGGATTCCGGCCCGCTCGACATCCCGCTCCATCCGGGGGCCGAGCGGTACTACCGGGAGAAGGGCTACCTCTAA